CGGAGCTACATCCGCGACCGGCCCCACCTCGACTTTCACGTATAGGAATCCGTCGATAGTACCTTGGTCGTTCTTGAACACGTAGGCGCGGTCATCCGCCTTCTTGGCGAACCAGATTGGGAATTCCTGGTAGTTCGCCTTCAGCGAATCGAAGAACGGGTCGGCCAAATTGATGTCCTTGAACTGAAGATGCTCCAGATTCATAGCCGCTCCATGTAGAAGGAGGTGCGAACCATCCCAGTGCCCACCACTCCAGTCAACGTAAAGGCCCAAGACGGGGAGGGATGGACGCACTGCCGCGGGCAGCGGATTGAAACAGGGAGGCCGCGGAGGGGTAGGCGTGCCACTCGCTCGGGCATCGTCCAACACCACCTGCTCGGCCCATTGCTCCGCGAAGCACCCATGCACTCATTCCATGTCCTCGCGCTCCCCATTTGATCCAACGCTTCGCCCAGTTGAACCAGGGGAACAGCCGCTTCGCGACCCCCAGCAACTGCGGCAGACACGTGAGGTCCATGCACCCCGCGGGCCAGCCGCAAGTCCTCAGAAAGACTTGATCCCGGTAGACGCACCTGTCCAAGCCGCGTCTCGTTCTCAAGCCCCTCGTTTCGAGTTCTTTGACACCATCTCCGGCGTGGTGCGCAAGGACGTGGCCAGCCGCGCCTACTGAACCGGGTGCTCCGAGCGCCACGGGGGTCGATTTCCGCAGCGTCACGGAGAGGAGCGCCGGGCCTCCGTCTCGATGTACTCCCACAGTCGTTTGGCCACCGGCCCTCGCGGAACGTGGTGCAGCCGGGCGGCGACGATCTCCCTCCTGAACCGCTTGAGGTACCTGCCCGCGATGGAGAGCAGGCGTCCGTCCTTCAGCTCCTGTTCGATCATGAAGCGGGGCATGTGGCCCCAGCCCATTCCGCGCAGGATCAACTCCTTCTTCATCCACTGATCTCCCACCGTCCAGCGACGTGCCCCATCGACGACGAAGTAGTCCTGGGGTGGCAGCCGGCGGGCCGAGTCTCGGATCACGCACTGCACATGATTTCTCATGTCCTCTGGCGTGAGCCCGTCGGTGATCGGGAAGGGGAGGAAGCCCGGCGCCACGACCGGTATCAGCTCCACGCCGAACAGCTCGATGCTATCGAGATGAGGGTCGCTCCTGTCGTGGTCATGGAAGATCAGATCGGCGTCCTGATCGAACAGCCGTTCCAGCGGACCGGACAACGAGTCGAAGTGCAGGTGCAGTTGGGTGTGGGGGAAGTCGTCGGAGAAGCGCCGCAGCAGCTTGACGATCCGATCCAACGGACACAGCGAGGCGACGACGACGTGCAGCTCGCTTTCCTCTCCCTGGGCCAGGCAGTCCGCGAGGGTGTGCAGGGAGCGCGCGTCCGCCAGCAGACCGCGCGCGCGCGCATGGAAGGTCCTTCCCTCCTCGGTCAGCGCCACCCGGTAGCCGGAACGGTCGAGCAGCC
Above is a window of Cystobacter fuscus DNA encoding:
- a CDS encoding LysR family transcriptional regulator codes for the protein MFDFTLHELVCLDAVVTGGSFQSAAKMLHRSHPSIHAAIKNLEAQLGIRLLDRSGYRVALTEEGRTFHARARGLLADARSLHTLADCLAQGEESELHVVVASLCPLDRIVKLLRRFSDDFPHTQLHLHFDSLSGPLERLFDQDADLIFHDHDRSDPHLDSIELFGVELIPVVAPGFLPFPITDGLTPEDMRNHVQCVIRDSARRLPPQDYFVVDGARRWTVGDQWMKKELILRGMGWGHMPRFMIEQELKDGRLLSIAGRYLKRFRREIVAARLHHVPRGPVAKRLWEYIETEARRSSP